A DNA window from Malus domestica chromosome 12, GDT2T_hap1 contains the following coding sequences:
- the LOC103449973 gene encoding uncharacterized protein isoform X2 translates to MEDYFIKLVISMGSARSGILGEVSVNMSDYISSTSSAPVSLPLKKCSFGTILQVKINCLTPRKRLSDEESKETRDHLEEANANGHDADSKSDGSNTSFVQSAGSSFGKDFGLISNPGEPGSRGSSFSASGSHHSYDSAEGSIRRDNMSPRSNLSVEGNHLIGRQDSITSLISTTHGNFPADIPSPSNNSSFNSRINGSGNHSQNSRKDFKESSLKATDSSKNLLDAAEVTIEELHAEAKMWERNARKLMLDLDILRTEFSDQSKKQANMKVELSAAYAERNGLKKEVEHLQLLLENSVVKQTASENLTYQDEVTPGIEKALQDELKFQKESVANLALQLERSQESNIELVSVLQELEETIENQKVELENLSELQSTFGDMENLIKLTREENRNLKLQLQQLQESENKLQVAVQQFEQAVEEKNHEIENGSSLNEHSVLDIETEYKCKLLLKEQEIVKLKAKVSESLKERHSTEMDSITVSGGEADLIREIADLKEKVQELERDCNELTEENLELLFKLKASKKKSSGGHAPGELPSSELLFDSFTSFESEVTENKHQIQNVEEKLNKKVLGEITNNNDVSVQVHDSLKMELESKVTELGKELTEKRFEIEKLEANLLTNEEEISLLKGVQNELEAKVSDLQKEKIQLEEHMEVVLRESDISSKCLNDLRHELMVLSRSVNSHVSTHRVLERKSSELEADKCELDRHISELEQENIQLSASGSALEAQIRCLTDEKEASQLELENSQSYSLSLQDEISRLKTEMESDKVELKQKLKDLESQWSEARDECEFLKRANPELQATAESLIEECNSLQTSNDELRKQKLELHQLCSVLEAKLNQSHESFTNCSKRVEVLEKDLSLMLENIASKEESLNLELDALLDENMKYKEKLTLEESLFNKMYLEKTVEVESLQEEVDRLTKLLAATQEEGEELASDAVQEASRLRTEKEMLESALREVQSKAIQTEEELNIMRIETEAKLQGLVTELAASKQNQEVMMADHERLLKLLENYKSSEAKLKTTVNDLELKLTVSDYERHQVLEESINMKVQIEKLTHCQEEVLASNNELDATKFEKEKLEVLLHSISEECQDLKAEKSSFHEKISTLENALFELEDCKRNNVLLEEKVLQMEGDLTAKEALCAQYAELKNELNQIRRANEQYQLKIQLLEEERSEFLRKSQALEQELKLTREEKQKQRDSSSPKISSSSKGGTRAIPVGEDMKNEMGKNSIPRRDFRRKPVLKNGQVQGHARDQNYPYRNQHQREDDIGIQFHDENPNYVEELGLKIKLLEDELVKALEANNTYKVQLDRYLSEARHSQADARRNSKAEERHERSRSSLEAELKDIRERYLDMSLRYAEVEAQREELVMKLKTAKGGKRWF, encoded by the exons ATGGAAGATTATTTCATCAAGCTTGTTATTTCAATG GGATCAGCAAGATCCGGTATCCTTGGAGAGGTTTCAGTCAATATGTCGGATTACATAAGTTCAACCTCTTCTGCTCCAGTTTCTCTTCCATTGAAAAAATGCAGTTTTGGGACAATTCTGCAG GTAAAAATTAACTGCCTCACACCAAGAAAAAGGCTCAG TGATGAAGAGTCAAAAGAGACAAGGGATCATTTGGAAGAAGCAAATGCAAATGGTCATGATGCAGACAGCAAGTCAGATGGATCTAATACCTCATTTGTACAGAGTGCTGGATCTTCCTTCGGAAAAGATTTTGGCTTGATCTCAAATCCTGGAGAGCCTGGGAGTCGA GGTAGCAGTTTCTCTGCATCAGGTTCACATCACAGCTATGACTCAGCGGAGGGCTCCATAAGAAGGGATAATATGTCCCCGAGAAGCAACCTTAGTGTTGAAGGCAACCACCTGATAGGAAGACAAGATTCAATCACCTCCCTAATTAGTACAACTCATGGAAACTTTCCTGCTGATATCCCTTCTCCATCAAATAATTCATCATTTAATTCCAGGATTAATGGTTCAGGAAATCATTCTCAGAATTCTCGGAAAGATTTTAAAGAATCATCTTTAAAAGCCACTGATTCTTCTAAAAACCTTCTGGACGCGGCAGAAGTTACGATTGAAGAATTACATGCGGAAGCTAAGATGTGGGAGAGGAACGCCAGGAAGCTAATGCTTGATTTGGATATACTGAGGACAGAATTCTCTGATCAGTCCAAAAAGCAGGCAAATATGAAAGTGGAGCTTTCAGCAGCATATGCAGAACGCAATGGCTTGAAGAAAGAAGTTGAACACTTGCAATTGTTGCTTGAGAATTCAGTGGTTAAACAAACTGCCAGTGAGAATTTAACTTATCAGGATGAAGTAACGCCAGGGATTGAGAAGGCGTTGCAAGATGAGCTGAAGTTTCAGAAAGAATCTGTTGCCAATCTGGCTCTGCAGTTGGAGAGAAGTCAAGAATCAAATATTGAGCTGGTTTCGGTTCTCCAGGAGCTGGAAGAgacaattgaaaaccaaaaggtgGAGTTGGAGAATCTTTCAGAACTACAGTCAACATTTGGTGATAtggaaaatttgatcaaattaacCAGAGAGGAAAACAGAAATTTAAAGCTTCAGCTGCAACAATTGCAGGAATCAGAGAACAAGTTGCAAGTTGCGGTGCAACAGTTTGAACAAGCTGTGGAAGAGAAAAACCATGAGATAGAGAATGGATCAAGTCTGAACGAACACTCCGTTTTGGACATTGAGACAGAATACAAATGTAAACTGCTTTTGAAAGAACAAGAAATTGTTAAActgaaagcaaaggtatctgaGTCTCTCAAAGAAAGGCATTCTACAGAAATGGATTCCATCACTGTGAGTGGGGGTGAAGCAGATCTGATCAGAGAAATTGCGGACTTGAAAGAAAAGGTGCAGGAGCTAGAAAGAGATTGCAACGAGCTGACAGAAGAAAACTTAGAGCTCTTGTTCAAGCTTAAGGCATCGAAGAAAAAATCTTCAGGGGGACACGCACCTGGTGAACTTCCATCCAGTGAGCTTTTATTCGATTCTTTTACCAGCTTTGAGTCCGAAGTAACTGAAAATAAACACCAAATACAAAATGTGGAGGAGAAGCTTAACAAGAAAGTGCTTGGGGAGATTACAAATAATAATGATGTTTCAGTTCAAGTACATGACAGCTTGAAAATGGAACTAGAAAGTAAAGTCACAGAGCTGGGTAAAGAATTGACAGAGAAGAGGTTCGAAATAGAAAAACTTGAGGCAAACTTGCTAACCAATGAAGAAGAAATCAGTCTTCTAAAAGGGGTCCAGAATGAATTAGAAGCTAAGGTTTCCGATCTTCAGAAGGAAAAAATACAGCTAGAGGAACACATGGAAGTTGTATTAAGGGAAAGCGATATCAGCTCTAAGTGTTTGAATGATTTGCGGCATGAATTAATGGTGCTTAGCAGAAGTGTGAATTCCCATGTTTCCACACATAGGGTACTTGAAAGGAAATCTTCGGAGCTAGAAGCTGATAAATGTGAACTGGACCGTCACATATCAGAGCTTGAACAAGAAAACATACAGTTGTCAGCAAGTGGTTCTGCACTCGAAGCTCAAATAAGATGTTTGACAGATGAAAAAGAGGCCAGTCAATTAGAATTAGAGAATTCCCAATCTTATTCTCTGAGTCTCCAAGATGAGATCAGTAGATTGAAAACTGAGATGGAGTCTGATAAAGTTGAACTGAAACAGAAATTAAAGGACTTGGAGAGTCAGTGGTCAGAAGCTCGAGATGAATGTGAATTTCTGAAAAGGGCAAACCCGGAGCTACAAGCTACTGCTGAGAGCCTCATTGAAGAGTGCAATTCTCTTCAGACTTCAAATGATGAGTTGAGGAAACAAAAGCTGGAGTTGCATCAGCTCTGTTCCGTCTTGGAGGCAAAGTTGAATCAATCGCACGAGAGCTTTACAAATTGCTCCAAAAGAGTTGAAGTGCTGGAAAAGGATCTTTCTTTAATGCTGGAAAACATCGCCTCAAAAGAGGAGAGCCTGAATTTAGAATTAGATGCACTTCTTGATGAAAACATGAAATATAAGGAGAAGCTTACATTGGAAGAAAGTTTGTTCAACAAGATGTATTTGGAGAAGACGGTTGAAGTTGAGAGCCTTCAGGAAGAGgtagatcgacttaccaagCTACTTGCTGCAActcaagaagaaggagaagaactaGCTTCAGATGCCGTCCAGGAAGCATCCAGATTACGAACTGAGAAGGAAATGCTTGAGTCTGCTCTTCGAGAGGTTCAATCTAAAGCAATACAGACTGAGGAAGAATTGAATATTATGAGAATAGAAACTGAAGCGAAGCTACAAGGCCTGGTCACTGAGCTTGCTGCCTCTAAACAAAACCAGGAAGTAATGATGGCTGACCATGAAAGGCTATTGAAGTTGTTGGAGAATTACAAATCGAGTGAAGCAAAACTGAAGACCACTGTCAATGACCTTGAACTAAAGCTTACAGTTTCTGATTATGAACGTCACCAAGTGTTGGAAGAATCTATTAATATGAAGGTTCAGATTGAGAAACTAACTCATTGTCAGGAGGAAGTTTTGGCTTCCAACAATGAGCTGGATGCAACCAAgtttgagaaagaaaaattggaagtgTTACTGCATTCAATTTCTGAGGAATGTCAAGATCTGAAGGCAGAGAAAAGTTCATTCCATGAGAAGATCTCAACATTGGAGAACGCCTTATTTGAATTGGAGGATTGCAAACGTAATAATGTTCTCTTGGAGGAAAAAGTTCTGCAGATGGAAGGTGATCTAACTGCAAAAGAGGCTTTGTGTGCACAGTATGCCGAGCTGAAGAACGAGCTCAACCAGATCAGGAGAGCCAACGAGCAGTATCAGCTGAAAATACAGCTACTTGAGGAGGAGAGAAGTGAGTTCCTAAGAAAGTCTCAGGCCCTTGAACAAGAATTGAAACTAACAAGGGAAGAAAAGCAGAAACAGAGGGATTCCAGCAGTCCAAAGATTTCCAGCTCCTCAAAAGGCGGCACCAGAGCTATTCCTGTTGGTGAAGATATGAAG AACGAAATGGGGAAGAACAGCATTCCCCGTCGTGATTTTAGAAGGAAGCCAGTTTTGAAGAATGGTCAGGTGCAAGGACATGCAAGAGATCAGAATTATCCATATAGAAACCAGCATCAAAGAGAG GATGACATTGGAATCCAATTTCATGATGAAAATCCAAATTACGTTGAAGAACTTGGCTTAAAGATTAAGTTGCTTGAAGATGAACTTGTTAAGGCATTGGAAGCAAATAACACTTACAAAGTTCAGCTTGATAG GTACTTGTCTGAGGCCCGACACAGTCAAGCAGATGCTCGTCGAAATTCAAAAGCTGAAGAAAGACACGAACGCTCGAGGTCATCTCTAGAGGCAGAACTGAAAGACATTCGCGAGCGCTACTTAGACATGAGCCTGAGATACGCGGAGGTAGAAGCTCAGCGCGAGGAACTTGTGATGAAGCTCAAAACAGCCAAGGGTGGCAAAAGGTGGTTCTGA
- the LOC103449973 gene encoding uncharacterized protein isoform X1, which translates to MFRVHKNRPAKSGERVDFKFSHLKALQVPRGWDKLFVSIVSVETGKPIAKSSKAVVRNGNCQWTETLCESIWISQDESSKEMEDYFIKLVISMGSARSGILGEVSVNMSDYISSTSSAPVSLPLKKCSFGTILQVKINCLTPRKRLSDEESKETRDHLEEANANGHDADSKSDGSNTSFVQSAGSSFGKDFGLISNPGEPGSRGSSFSASGSHHSYDSAEGSIRRDNMSPRSNLSVEGNHLIGRQDSITSLISTTHGNFPADIPSPSNNSSFNSRINGSGNHSQNSRKDFKESSLKATDSSKNLLDAAEVTIEELHAEAKMWERNARKLMLDLDILRTEFSDQSKKQANMKVELSAAYAERNGLKKEVEHLQLLLENSVVKQTASENLTYQDEVTPGIEKALQDELKFQKESVANLALQLERSQESNIELVSVLQELEETIENQKVELENLSELQSTFGDMENLIKLTREENRNLKLQLQQLQESENKLQVAVQQFEQAVEEKNHEIENGSSLNEHSVLDIETEYKCKLLLKEQEIVKLKAKVSESLKERHSTEMDSITVSGGEADLIREIADLKEKVQELERDCNELTEENLELLFKLKASKKKSSGGHAPGELPSSELLFDSFTSFESEVTENKHQIQNVEEKLNKKVLGEITNNNDVSVQVHDSLKMELESKVTELGKELTEKRFEIEKLEANLLTNEEEISLLKGVQNELEAKVSDLQKEKIQLEEHMEVVLRESDISSKCLNDLRHELMVLSRSVNSHVSTHRVLERKSSELEADKCELDRHISELEQENIQLSASGSALEAQIRCLTDEKEASQLELENSQSYSLSLQDEISRLKTEMESDKVELKQKLKDLESQWSEARDECEFLKRANPELQATAESLIEECNSLQTSNDELRKQKLELHQLCSVLEAKLNQSHESFTNCSKRVEVLEKDLSLMLENIASKEESLNLELDALLDENMKYKEKLTLEESLFNKMYLEKTVEVESLQEEVDRLTKLLAATQEEGEELASDAVQEASRLRTEKEMLESALREVQSKAIQTEEELNIMRIETEAKLQGLVTELAASKQNQEVMMADHERLLKLLENYKSSEAKLKTTVNDLELKLTVSDYERHQVLEESINMKVQIEKLTHCQEEVLASNNELDATKFEKEKLEVLLHSISEECQDLKAEKSSFHEKISTLENALFELEDCKRNNVLLEEKVLQMEGDLTAKEALCAQYAELKNELNQIRRANEQYQLKIQLLEEERSEFLRKSQALEQELKLTREEKQKQRDSSSPKISSSSKGGTRAIPVGEDMKNEMGKNSIPRRDFRRKPVLKNGQVQGHARDQNYPYRNQHQREDDIGIQFHDENPNYVEELGLKIKLLEDELVKALEANNTYKVQLDRYLSEARHSQADARRNSKAEERHERSRSSLEAELKDIRERYLDMSLRYAEVEAQREELVMKLKTAKGGKRWF; encoded by the exons atgttcAGGGTGCACAAGAACAGGCCTGCTAAGTCAGGGGAGAGGGTTGATTTCAAGTTCTCCCACCTTAAGGCCCTCCAG GTCCCCAGAGGATGGGACAAGCTGTTTGTGTCTATCGTCTCTGTAGAAACTGGGAAACCAATTGCGAAATCAAGCAAAGCAGTGGTGCGCAACGGAAACTGTCAATGGACTGAGACTCTCTGCGAATCTATATGGATTTCCCAAGATGAGTCGTCCAAGGAGATGGAAGATTATTTCATCAAGCTTGTTATTTCAATG GGATCAGCAAGATCCGGTATCCTTGGAGAGGTTTCAGTCAATATGTCGGATTACATAAGTTCAACCTCTTCTGCTCCAGTTTCTCTTCCATTGAAAAAATGCAGTTTTGGGACAATTCTGCAG GTAAAAATTAACTGCCTCACACCAAGAAAAAGGCTCAG TGATGAAGAGTCAAAAGAGACAAGGGATCATTTGGAAGAAGCAAATGCAAATGGTCATGATGCAGACAGCAAGTCAGATGGATCTAATACCTCATTTGTACAGAGTGCTGGATCTTCCTTCGGAAAAGATTTTGGCTTGATCTCAAATCCTGGAGAGCCTGGGAGTCGA GGTAGCAGTTTCTCTGCATCAGGTTCACATCACAGCTATGACTCAGCGGAGGGCTCCATAAGAAGGGATAATATGTCCCCGAGAAGCAACCTTAGTGTTGAAGGCAACCACCTGATAGGAAGACAAGATTCAATCACCTCCCTAATTAGTACAACTCATGGAAACTTTCCTGCTGATATCCCTTCTCCATCAAATAATTCATCATTTAATTCCAGGATTAATGGTTCAGGAAATCATTCTCAGAATTCTCGGAAAGATTTTAAAGAATCATCTTTAAAAGCCACTGATTCTTCTAAAAACCTTCTGGACGCGGCAGAAGTTACGATTGAAGAATTACATGCGGAAGCTAAGATGTGGGAGAGGAACGCCAGGAAGCTAATGCTTGATTTGGATATACTGAGGACAGAATTCTCTGATCAGTCCAAAAAGCAGGCAAATATGAAAGTGGAGCTTTCAGCAGCATATGCAGAACGCAATGGCTTGAAGAAAGAAGTTGAACACTTGCAATTGTTGCTTGAGAATTCAGTGGTTAAACAAACTGCCAGTGAGAATTTAACTTATCAGGATGAAGTAACGCCAGGGATTGAGAAGGCGTTGCAAGATGAGCTGAAGTTTCAGAAAGAATCTGTTGCCAATCTGGCTCTGCAGTTGGAGAGAAGTCAAGAATCAAATATTGAGCTGGTTTCGGTTCTCCAGGAGCTGGAAGAgacaattgaaaaccaaaaggtgGAGTTGGAGAATCTTTCAGAACTACAGTCAACATTTGGTGATAtggaaaatttgatcaaattaacCAGAGAGGAAAACAGAAATTTAAAGCTTCAGCTGCAACAATTGCAGGAATCAGAGAACAAGTTGCAAGTTGCGGTGCAACAGTTTGAACAAGCTGTGGAAGAGAAAAACCATGAGATAGAGAATGGATCAAGTCTGAACGAACACTCCGTTTTGGACATTGAGACAGAATACAAATGTAAACTGCTTTTGAAAGAACAAGAAATTGTTAAActgaaagcaaaggtatctgaGTCTCTCAAAGAAAGGCATTCTACAGAAATGGATTCCATCACTGTGAGTGGGGGTGAAGCAGATCTGATCAGAGAAATTGCGGACTTGAAAGAAAAGGTGCAGGAGCTAGAAAGAGATTGCAACGAGCTGACAGAAGAAAACTTAGAGCTCTTGTTCAAGCTTAAGGCATCGAAGAAAAAATCTTCAGGGGGACACGCACCTGGTGAACTTCCATCCAGTGAGCTTTTATTCGATTCTTTTACCAGCTTTGAGTCCGAAGTAACTGAAAATAAACACCAAATACAAAATGTGGAGGAGAAGCTTAACAAGAAAGTGCTTGGGGAGATTACAAATAATAATGATGTTTCAGTTCAAGTACATGACAGCTTGAAAATGGAACTAGAAAGTAAAGTCACAGAGCTGGGTAAAGAATTGACAGAGAAGAGGTTCGAAATAGAAAAACTTGAGGCAAACTTGCTAACCAATGAAGAAGAAATCAGTCTTCTAAAAGGGGTCCAGAATGAATTAGAAGCTAAGGTTTCCGATCTTCAGAAGGAAAAAATACAGCTAGAGGAACACATGGAAGTTGTATTAAGGGAAAGCGATATCAGCTCTAAGTGTTTGAATGATTTGCGGCATGAATTAATGGTGCTTAGCAGAAGTGTGAATTCCCATGTTTCCACACATAGGGTACTTGAAAGGAAATCTTCGGAGCTAGAAGCTGATAAATGTGAACTGGACCGTCACATATCAGAGCTTGAACAAGAAAACATACAGTTGTCAGCAAGTGGTTCTGCACTCGAAGCTCAAATAAGATGTTTGACAGATGAAAAAGAGGCCAGTCAATTAGAATTAGAGAATTCCCAATCTTATTCTCTGAGTCTCCAAGATGAGATCAGTAGATTGAAAACTGAGATGGAGTCTGATAAAGTTGAACTGAAACAGAAATTAAAGGACTTGGAGAGTCAGTGGTCAGAAGCTCGAGATGAATGTGAATTTCTGAAAAGGGCAAACCCGGAGCTACAAGCTACTGCTGAGAGCCTCATTGAAGAGTGCAATTCTCTTCAGACTTCAAATGATGAGTTGAGGAAACAAAAGCTGGAGTTGCATCAGCTCTGTTCCGTCTTGGAGGCAAAGTTGAATCAATCGCACGAGAGCTTTACAAATTGCTCCAAAAGAGTTGAAGTGCTGGAAAAGGATCTTTCTTTAATGCTGGAAAACATCGCCTCAAAAGAGGAGAGCCTGAATTTAGAATTAGATGCACTTCTTGATGAAAACATGAAATATAAGGAGAAGCTTACATTGGAAGAAAGTTTGTTCAACAAGATGTATTTGGAGAAGACGGTTGAAGTTGAGAGCCTTCAGGAAGAGgtagatcgacttaccaagCTACTTGCTGCAActcaagaagaaggagaagaactaGCTTCAGATGCCGTCCAGGAAGCATCCAGATTACGAACTGAGAAGGAAATGCTTGAGTCTGCTCTTCGAGAGGTTCAATCTAAAGCAATACAGACTGAGGAAGAATTGAATATTATGAGAATAGAAACTGAAGCGAAGCTACAAGGCCTGGTCACTGAGCTTGCTGCCTCTAAACAAAACCAGGAAGTAATGATGGCTGACCATGAAAGGCTATTGAAGTTGTTGGAGAATTACAAATCGAGTGAAGCAAAACTGAAGACCACTGTCAATGACCTTGAACTAAAGCTTACAGTTTCTGATTATGAACGTCACCAAGTGTTGGAAGAATCTATTAATATGAAGGTTCAGATTGAGAAACTAACTCATTGTCAGGAGGAAGTTTTGGCTTCCAACAATGAGCTGGATGCAACCAAgtttgagaaagaaaaattggaagtgTTACTGCATTCAATTTCTGAGGAATGTCAAGATCTGAAGGCAGAGAAAAGTTCATTCCATGAGAAGATCTCAACATTGGAGAACGCCTTATTTGAATTGGAGGATTGCAAACGTAATAATGTTCTCTTGGAGGAAAAAGTTCTGCAGATGGAAGGTGATCTAACTGCAAAAGAGGCTTTGTGTGCACAGTATGCCGAGCTGAAGAACGAGCTCAACCAGATCAGGAGAGCCAACGAGCAGTATCAGCTGAAAATACAGCTACTTGAGGAGGAGAGAAGTGAGTTCCTAAGAAAGTCTCAGGCCCTTGAACAAGAATTGAAACTAACAAGGGAAGAAAAGCAGAAACAGAGGGATTCCAGCAGTCCAAAGATTTCCAGCTCCTCAAAAGGCGGCACCAGAGCTATTCCTGTTGGTGAAGATATGAAG AACGAAATGGGGAAGAACAGCATTCCCCGTCGTGATTTTAGAAGGAAGCCAGTTTTGAAGAATGGTCAGGTGCAAGGACATGCAAGAGATCAGAATTATCCATATAGAAACCAGCATCAAAGAGAG GATGACATTGGAATCCAATTTCATGATGAAAATCCAAATTACGTTGAAGAACTTGGCTTAAAGATTAAGTTGCTTGAAGATGAACTTGTTAAGGCATTGGAAGCAAATAACACTTACAAAGTTCAGCTTGATAG GTACTTGTCTGAGGCCCGACACAGTCAAGCAGATGCTCGTCGAAATTCAAAAGCTGAAGAAAGACACGAACGCTCGAGGTCATCTCTAGAGGCAGAACTGAAAGACATTCGCGAGCGCTACTTAGACATGAGCCTGAGATACGCGGAGGTAGAAGCTCAGCGCGAGGAACTTGTGATGAAGCTCAAAACAGCCAAGGGTGGCAAAAGGTGGTTCTGA